A part of Phoenix dactylifera cultivar Barhee BC4 chromosome 2, palm_55x_up_171113_PBpolish2nd_filt_p, whole genome shotgun sequence genomic DNA contains:
- the LOC103717428 gene encoding uncharacterized protein LOC103717428 yields MSGGVGPTAGGDDIRLPKEEEEKKKVEYHQPAATAQSPRRRFFSLRQLNALAVVIVLSASGMVSAADIAFALFSLVYLHLLSSAAFPRSSSSSAAPDPPIFGFRNPLLAIYVSVGALLGLLLPIAYILDGVLAGDKEGIKAAAPHVFLLAAQVFLENVTFSGRFSLPIRAFVPIFYNTKRLFTLADWVRHEIGKVEDDHGSPRRLFAGRALAVANMGFWAFNLFGFLLPVYLPRVFKRYHCGSYDNNNNNNNKKESLKAK; encoded by the coding sequence ATGTCAGGTGGAGTAGGCCCCACGGCCGGCGGCGACGACATCCGGCTgccgaaagaggaggaggagaagaagaaggtggagtACCACCAGCCCGCCGCCACCGCCCAATCCCCACGCCGCCGATTCTTCTCCCTCCGGCAGCTTAACGCCCTCGCCGTCGTCATCGTCCTCTCGGCCTCCGGCATGGTTTCAGCCGCCGACATCGCCTTCGCCCTCTTCTCCCTCGTCTACCTTCACCTCCTCTCATCCGCCGCCTTCCcccgctcctcctcctcctccgccgcccccGATCCCCCGATCTTCGGCTTCCGCAACCCCCTCCTCGCCATCTACGTCTCCGTCGGCGCCCTCCTCggtctcctcctccccatcgcCTACATACTAGACGGCGTTCTCGCCGGCGACAAAGAGGGCATCAAGGCCGCCGCTCCCCACGTCTTCCTCCTCGCCGCCCAGGTCTTCCTCGAGAACGTCACCTTCTCCGGCCGCTTCTCCCTCCCCATACGCGCCTTCGTCCCCATCTTCTACAACACCAAGCGCCTCTTCACCCTCGCCGACTGGGTCCGCCACGAGATCGGCAAGGTCGAGGACGATCACGGCTCGCCGAGAAGGTTGTTCGCCGGCCGGGCGCTCGCCGTCGCCAATATGGGATTCTGGGCCTTCAACCTGTTTGGCTTTTTGCTCCCCGTCTATCTCCCCAGGGTCTTCAAGAGATACCACTGCGGTAGTtacgataataataataataataataataagaaagaGAGCCTCAAAGCTAAATAA